In the Streptomyces sp. NBC_00525 genome, one interval contains:
- the mycP gene encoding type VII secretion-associated serine protease mycosin: MITHGAIALPARRAAAVLLLTLTAAGGIPVLPVAPAAAEDSVPQTGAEGSGECTFPMPKQIRGRPWSLQRLVFDQLWQDTRGKGVRVAVIDTGVDAVNPQLRTAVDRAAGLDLLPPEKPDGSAAGEKAGGKGKGKARGRGDATADRVGHGTKVAGIIAARPRAGTGFVGIAPEATIIPIRQNDDRGTGTAATLATAIRHAISEDARVINISQDTAKPLRADSDLARAVREALDKDIVVVASAGNDGLTDRVEKTYPAAYPGVLAVAASDRNDERAPFSQTGDFIGVAAPGVDMVSTVPGGGQCVDNGTSFSAPYVAGVAALIRAKHPRWTQGQVVAQIEQTAERAVNGRDDFIGWGVVDPVRALNDDEHPVDAPTPDRAVSDGPVGPEPVALQLGETRQERMTRLATYVLAVTGVLAMVIAGVAVLLRTRDDEHPEIGE; encoded by the coding sequence ATGATCACCCATGGTGCGATCGCTCTTCCGGCGCGCAGGGCCGCTGCCGTACTGCTGCTGACGCTCACGGCGGCCGGAGGGATTCCGGTCCTGCCCGTGGCGCCCGCCGCCGCCGAGGATTCCGTTCCGCAAACGGGCGCCGAGGGCAGCGGCGAGTGCACTTTTCCGATGCCGAAGCAGATCCGGGGCCGCCCCTGGTCGCTCCAGCGGCTGGTGTTCGATCAGCTCTGGCAGGACACCAGGGGCAAGGGGGTCCGGGTCGCCGTCATCGACACCGGGGTGGACGCCGTCAACCCCCAACTGCGCACCGCCGTGGATCGCGCGGCCGGCCTCGACCTGCTCCCGCCGGAGAAGCCGGACGGCTCGGCGGCGGGGGAGAAGGCCGGCGGCAAGGGCAAGGGCAAGGCGAGGGGGCGCGGTGACGCCACCGCCGACCGCGTCGGCCACGGCACCAAGGTCGCCGGGATCATCGCGGCCCGCCCCCGCGCGGGCACCGGGTTCGTCGGCATCGCACCCGAGGCGACGATCATCCCGATCCGGCAGAACGACGACCGGGGCACCGGCACCGCCGCGACCCTGGCCACGGCCATCCGGCACGCCATCAGCGAGGACGCCCGGGTCATCAACATCTCCCAGGACACCGCGAAGCCGCTGCGCGCCGACTCCGACCTGGCGCGCGCGGTGCGCGAGGCGCTGGACAAGGACATCGTGGTGGTCGCGTCGGCGGGCAACGACGGGCTCACCGACCGGGTCGAGAAGACGTACCCGGCGGCGTATCCGGGGGTGCTCGCGGTGGCCGCGTCGGACCGGAACGACGAGCGGGCGCCCTTCTCGCAGACCGGGGACTTCATCGGCGTCGCGGCGCCGGGCGTGGACATGGTGTCCACCGTGCCCGGCGGCGGCCAGTGCGTGGACAACGGCACCAGCTTCTCGGCGCCGTACGTCGCGGGGGTGGCCGCGCTCATCCGCGCCAAGCACCCGCGCTGGACGCAGGGCCAGGTGGTGGCCCAGATCGAGCAGACCGCCGAGCGCGCGGTGAACGGCCGGGACGACTTCATCGGGTGGGGTGTGGTGGACCCGGTGCGCGCGCTCAACGACGACGAGCACCCGGTGGACGCGCCCACCCCGGACCGGGCGGTCTCGGACGGGCCGGTCGGGCCGGAGCCGGTGGCGCTCCAGCTGGGGGAGACCCGGCAGGAGCGCATGACCCGGCTCGCGACGTACGTCCTGGCCGTGACGGGCGTGCTCGCGATGGTGATCGCGGGGGTCGCGGTCCTGCTGCGCACTCGGGACGACGAGCACCCGGAAATAGGTGAATGA
- the eccB gene encoding type VII secretion protein EccB — translation MASRRDELNAYTFAKKRLVAAFLQPSAAGTDEAAPRPLRAVLPGLVVGALLLAGFGAWGIFKPKVPNGWSAPGAHVIVGSESTTRYVVLETKGVKRLHPVLNFASAKLLLDPDNSSVMQVPESVLDGGGIQRGPMLGIPYAPDRLPSAAEAGRGKLWVVCEQPGAGAGRTVQKAVFLLADREAGKVGGKRRLHEGQALYVEADGDEATRYLVEPDGTRHAVGTTGGDRPPAREEVLRRSLFGDGARPQRVTDDWLRTLHTGSAIDFPKLPGKAGAPAGVGGGLDARLDKVGMVLKAVAGTGMQHYVVLPGEVAPVSDFVARLLLTSPEAAVLGQKAQAAEVAPQSFTPSPDEFYADKGWPASIPVQANDTAARTGTVCNVLHGVDAKGVAELTTWAGPRYPVSFLDGATSAYVTPGSGVLYRQFSGASPTTGSLFLVTDTGLRYAVQTNNDSSADPSEIGETAKPGAPGERTVEVNQTQIRLGYRNVRPVPVPENWSNLLPKGPRLDTNSAKQPQSS, via the coding sequence ATGGCATCACGGCGTGACGAACTCAATGCCTACACCTTCGCGAAGAAGCGACTGGTCGCCGCCTTTCTGCAACCCTCGGCGGCCGGCACGGACGAGGCGGCACCGCGCCCGCTGCGCGCCGTGCTGCCGGGGCTGGTGGTGGGCGCCCTGCTGCTGGCCGGATTCGGCGCCTGGGGCATCTTCAAACCGAAGGTGCCGAACGGCTGGAGCGCCCCCGGCGCCCACGTCATCGTCGGCAGCGAATCCACCACCCGGTACGTCGTCCTGGAGACCAAGGGCGTCAAGCGCCTGCACCCGGTGCTCAACTTCGCCTCGGCGAAACTGCTGCTCGACCCGGACAACTCCTCGGTGATGCAGGTCCCCGAGTCCGTACTCGACGGCGGCGGCATCCAGCGCGGCCCCATGCTCGGCATCCCCTACGCACCCGACCGGCTGCCCAGCGCCGCCGAGGCGGGGCGCGGCAAGCTGTGGGTGGTCTGCGAACAGCCCGGCGCCGGCGCGGGGCGCACCGTGCAGAAGGCCGTCTTCCTGCTCGCCGACCGGGAGGCCGGCAAGGTCGGCGGCAAGCGGCGGCTGCACGAGGGCCAGGCGCTCTACGTCGAGGCGGACGGCGACGAGGCCACCCGGTACCTGGTGGAACCGGACGGCACACGGCACGCCGTGGGGACCACCGGAGGCGACCGGCCGCCGGCCCGCGAGGAGGTGCTGCGCCGCTCCCTGTTCGGCGACGGCGCCCGGCCCCAGCGGGTCACCGACGACTGGCTGCGCACCCTGCACACCGGCAGCGCCATCGACTTCCCGAAGCTGCCCGGCAAGGCCGGCGCCCCGGCCGGGGTGGGCGGCGGCCTGGACGCCCGACTGGACAAGGTGGGCATGGTCCTCAAGGCCGTCGCCGGCACCGGGATGCAGCACTACGTCGTGCTGCCCGGCGAGGTGGCACCCGTGTCCGACTTCGTCGCCCGGCTGCTCCTGACGAGCCCGGAGGCGGCGGTGCTGGGCCAGAAGGCACAGGCCGCGGAGGTCGCCCCGCAGTCGTTCACGCCCTCGCCGGACGAGTTCTACGCGGACAAGGGCTGGCCCGCGAGCATCCCCGTCCAGGCCAACGACACGGCCGCCCGTACCGGAACGGTCTGCAACGTGCTGCACGGGGTGGACGCCAAGGGGGTGGCCGAGCTGACGACCTGGGCCGGCCCGCGCTACCCGGTGAGCTTCCTGGACGGGGCGACCAGCGCCTACGTGACGCCGGGCAGCGGGGTGCTGTACCGGCAGTTCAGCGGGGCGTCGCCGACCACCGGCTCGCTCTTCCTGGTCACGGACACGGGGCTGCGGTACGCGGTGCAGACCAACAACGACAGCAGCGCCGACCCCTCGGAGATCGGCGAGACGGCGAAACCCGGCGCCCCCGGGGAGCGGACCGTCGAGGTCAACCAGACGCAGATCAGGCTCGGTTACCGCAACGTCCGGCCGGTCCCGGTGCCGGAGAACTGGTCGAACCTGCTGCCCAAGGGGCCCCGCCTCGACACCAACAGCGCCAAGCAGCCGCAGAGTTCCTGA
- the eccE gene encoding type VII secretion protein EccE, producing MTRLRSHPRPGRIGGVRLHQLVLLEAAGALVLVAWAAHRALLVPAAVVAALLVLVAALRRRGRPALEWCATALALRARLRAARRPWSAEGVDPVLAPVLECAGALRTYTYRDRKRERGIGMVGDGSFLTALLLVQARNEPLRAERAARPLELGLLYEALEVDGVRLESAQVVQHTRPAPGPQLPQDSPATRSYASLQAASGTPAVRLTWIALKLDPALCPEAVRARGGGLGGAQRALLRAADQLASRLAAAGFEVSLLSEEQVVSALATSAGVSAQAGPPGAGPDGSVRRTAESGRAWRCDNRWHTTYWVGRWPRLGAGAAASAELVALLTSAPAPVSTFSLTVSRGTGGAPAVTGHVRLTAHGAQELAGAGRRLERAARGAKVGLVRLDREQLPGVLATLPLGGVR from the coding sequence GTGACGAGGTTGCGATCGCATCCCCGGCCGGGACGGATCGGCGGTGTGCGGCTGCATCAGTTGGTGCTGCTGGAGGCGGCCGGTGCGCTGGTGCTGGTCGCGTGGGCCGCGCACCGCGCCCTGCTGGTGCCGGCGGCCGTGGTCGCCGCCCTTCTGGTGCTGGTCGCGGCCCTGCGCAGGCGGGGGCGTCCGGCGCTGGAGTGGTGCGCGACGGCGCTGGCGCTGCGGGCACGGCTGCGCGCGGCGCGCAGGCCGTGGTCCGCCGAGGGCGTCGATCCCGTCCTGGCACCGGTCCTGGAGTGCGCGGGCGCGCTGCGCACGTACACCTACCGGGACCGGAAGCGGGAGCGCGGGATCGGCATGGTGGGCGACGGCTCGTTCCTGACCGCGCTGCTTCTCGTGCAGGCCCGCAACGAGCCGCTGCGGGCGGAGCGTGCGGCGCGGCCGCTGGAGCTGGGGCTGCTGTATGAGGCCCTGGAGGTGGACGGCGTCCGGCTGGAGTCGGCGCAGGTCGTGCAGCACACCCGGCCCGCGCCCGGCCCGCAGCTTCCGCAGGATTCCCCGGCCACCCGGTCGTACGCGTCGCTCCAGGCCGCATCGGGCACTCCGGCGGTCCGACTGACGTGGATCGCCCTGAAGCTCGACCCGGCCCTGTGCCCGGAGGCGGTACGGGCGCGCGGCGGCGGGCTCGGCGGGGCGCAGCGGGCGTTGCTGCGGGCGGCGGACCAGCTGGCGAGCCGGCTGGCGGCGGCCGGGTTCGAGGTGTCGCTGCTGTCCGAGGAGCAGGTGGTGTCCGCGCTGGCGACGTCGGCCGGGGTGTCCGCGCAGGCCGGTCCGCCGGGGGCGGGGCCGGACGGGTCGGTGCGGCGGACGGCGGAGTCGGGCCGGGCCTGGCGCTGCGACAACCGCTGGCACACCACGTACTGGGTGGGGCGCTGGCCCCGGCTGGGTGCGGGGGCGGCGGCCTCGGCGGAGTTGGTGGCGCTGCTGACGTCGGCGCCGGCTCCGGTGAGTACGTTCAGTCTGACGGTATCGCGCGGTACGGGCGGGGCGCCGGCCGTCACCGGTCATGTGCGGCTGACGGCGCACGGCGCGCAGGAGCTGGCCGGGGCGGGTCGCCGGCTGGAGCGCGCGGCGCGCGGTGCGAAGGTCGGCCTGGTGCGGCTGGATCGCGAACAGCTGCCCGGTGTGCTCGCCACTCTGCCGCTCGGAGGTGTCCGGTGA
- a CDS encoding bifunctional FO biosynthesis protein CofGH: MTDPQRGLPTTNAMRRALKRARDGVALDEAEAAVLLRARGEDLRDLAASAARVRDAGLEAAGRPGVITYSRKVFIPLTRLCRDKCHYCTFVTVPGKLRRAGHGMFLSPDEVLAIAREGAAMGCKEALFTLGDRPEDRWPEARQWLEAEGYDDTLAYVRAMAIRVLEETGLLPHLNPGVLTWTDLQRLKPVAPSMGMMLETTATRLWSEPGGPHHGSPDKEPAVRLRVLEDAGRSNVPFTTGLLIGIGETYEERADALFALRRTARAYHGIQEVIVQNFRAKPDTAMRGMPDAELEELAAAIAVARHILGPSARIQAPPNLVDAEYALLIGAGIDDWGGVSPLTPDHVNPERPWPHIDELAARTAESGFTLRERLTIYPEFIRRGEPWLDPRLLPHVRALADPETGLAKEGAIPEGLPWQEPDEGFNASGRTDLHRTIDTEGRTADRRDDFDVVYGDWEALREAAAPGMVPSRIDGDVRAALSRAADDPTRLTDDQALTLLHADGPALDELCRIADTLRRDVVGDDVTYIVTRNINFTNVCYTGCRFCAFAQRRTDADAYTLSLDQVADRAAQAWDVGAVEVCMQGGIHPDLPGTAYFDIARAVKERVPGMHVHAFSPMEVVNGATRTGLSIRDWLIAAKEAGLGSIPGTAAEILDDEVRWVLTKGKLPTATWLEVIKTAHEVGLRSSSTMMYGHVDQPRHWLGHLRTLAALQQETGGFTEFVTLPFIHTNAPVYLAGIARPGPTDRDNRAVTAMARLLLHPHITNIQTSWVKLGTEGAAEMLRSGANDLGGTLMEETISRMAGSSYGSYRSVRDLTAIAELAGRPAKPRTTLYEEVPAERVAAAAASDGHLPELLPLLPE, encoded by the coding sequence ATGACCGACCCCCAGCGCGGACTCCCCACCACCAACGCCATGCGGCGTGCCCTCAAGCGTGCCCGTGACGGTGTCGCCCTCGACGAGGCGGAGGCCGCCGTGCTGCTCCGGGCGCGCGGCGAGGACCTGAGAGACCTCGCCGCGTCCGCCGCCAGGGTGCGGGACGCGGGCCTGGAAGCAGCGGGGCGGCCGGGGGTCATCACGTACTCCCGCAAGGTCTTCATCCCGCTCACCCGGCTCTGCCGCGACAAGTGCCACTACTGCACGTTCGTCACCGTGCCCGGCAAGCTCCGCCGCGCCGGGCACGGCATGTTCCTGTCGCCCGACGAGGTGCTGGCCATCGCCCGCGAGGGCGCCGCGATGGGCTGCAAGGAGGCCCTGTTCACGCTGGGGGACCGGCCCGAGGACCGCTGGCCCGAGGCCCGGCAGTGGCTGGAGGCCGAGGGATACGACGACACCCTCGCCTACGTACGCGCCATGGCGATCCGGGTCCTGGAGGAGACCGGGCTGCTGCCCCACCTCAACCCCGGCGTGCTGACCTGGACCGACCTCCAGCGCCTCAAGCCCGTCGCCCCCTCCATGGGCATGATGCTGGAGACCACCGCCACCCGGCTCTGGTCCGAGCCCGGCGGCCCGCACCACGGCTCCCCGGACAAGGAGCCCGCCGTACGGCTGCGCGTCCTGGAGGACGCCGGACGGTCCAACGTGCCGTTCACCACCGGCCTCCTCATCGGCATCGGCGAGACGTACGAGGAACGCGCCGACGCCCTCTTCGCGCTGCGCCGCACCGCCCGCGCCTACCACGGCATCCAGGAAGTCATCGTCCAGAACTTCCGGGCCAAGCCCGACACCGCGATGCGCGGCATGCCCGACGCCGAGCTGGAGGAGCTGGCCGCCGCGATCGCCGTCGCCCGCCACATCCTCGGCCCCTCCGCCCGCATCCAGGCCCCGCCGAACCTCGTGGACGCCGAGTACGCCCTGCTCATCGGCGCCGGCATCGACGACTGGGGCGGCGTCTCGCCGCTCACCCCGGACCACGTCAACCCCGAGCGCCCCTGGCCGCACATCGACGAACTCGCCGCCCGCACCGCCGAGTCCGGGTTCACCCTGCGGGAACGCCTCACCATCTACCCGGAGTTCATCCGGCGCGGCGAACCCTGGCTCGACCCGCGCCTCCTGCCGCACGTACGCGCGCTCGCCGACCCGGAGACCGGGCTCGCCAAGGAGGGCGCGATCCCCGAGGGGCTGCCCTGGCAGGAGCCCGACGAGGGGTTCAACGCCTCCGGCCGCACCGACCTGCACCGCACCATCGACACCGAGGGCCGCACCGCCGACCGCCGCGACGACTTCGACGTCGTCTACGGGGACTGGGAGGCGCTGCGCGAGGCGGCGGCCCCCGGCATGGTGCCCTCGCGGATCGACGGGGACGTGCGGGCCGCGCTGAGCCGGGCCGCCGACGACCCGACCCGCCTCACCGACGACCAGGCGCTCACCCTGCTGCACGCGGACGGCCCGGCCCTGGACGAGCTGTGCCGGATCGCGGACACCCTGCGCCGGGACGTGGTCGGCGACGACGTCACGTACATCGTCACCCGCAACATCAACTTCACCAACGTCTGCTACACCGGCTGCCGCTTCTGCGCCTTCGCCCAGCGCCGCACCGACGCCGACGCCTACACCCTCTCCCTGGACCAGGTCGCCGACCGGGCCGCGCAGGCGTGGGACGTGGGCGCCGTCGAGGTCTGCATGCAGGGCGGCATCCACCCGGACCTGCCCGGCACGGCGTACTTCGACATCGCCCGCGCGGTGAAGGAGCGCGTGCCCGGCATGCATGTCCACGCCTTCTCACCCATGGAGGTCGTCAACGGCGCCACCCGCACCGGCCTGTCCATCCGGGACTGGCTGATCGCCGCGAAGGAGGCCGGGCTCGGCTCCATCCCCGGCACCGCCGCCGAGATCCTCGACGACGAGGTCCGCTGGGTCCTCACCAAGGGCAAGCTGCCCACCGCGACCTGGCTTGAGGTCATCAAAACCGCCCACGAGGTGGGCCTGCGCTCCTCCTCGACCATGATGTACGGGCACGTCGACCAGCCCCGCCACTGGCTGGGCCACCTGCGCACGCTGGCCGCGCTCCAGCAGGAGACCGGCGGCTTCACCGAGTTCGTGACGCTGCCCTTCATCCACACCAACGCCCCGGTCTACCTCGCCGGCATCGCCCGCCCCGGCCCCACCGACCGCGACAACCGGGCCGTCACCGCGATGGCCCGGCTCCTGCTGCACCCGCACATCACCAACATCCAGACCAGCTGGGTCAAGCTCGGCACGGAGGGTGCGGCGGAAATGCTCCGCTCCGGCGCCAACGACCTGGGCGGCACCCTGATGGAGGAGACCATCTCCCGTATGGCCGGGTCGAGTTACGGCTCGTACCGCTCGGTTCGCGACCTGACCGCCATCGCCGAACTCGCCGGCCGTCCGGCGAAGCCGCGCACCACGCTGTACGAGGAGGTCCCGGCGGAACGCGTCGCGGCGGCCGCCGCATCGGACGGACACCTGCCGGAACTGCTGCCGCTGCTGCCGGAGTGA
- a CDS encoding carboxymuconolactone decarboxylase family protein, with the protein MSARMKNPAMVLPDAMKGIQNIYKAMYQGGVAPQILELVHLRASQINGCSACVFAGVAGAKKHGESDERLHAVAAWREAPFFTDEERAALALTEAATRLADRSGKAVSDELWNEAADHFTEEQLSAIILMIGLTNLFNRINATIEEPAGTSW; encoded by the coding sequence CTGTCCGCCCGGATGAAGAACCCCGCCATGGTGCTGCCGGACGCCATGAAGGGCATCCAGAACATCTACAAGGCCATGTACCAGGGCGGGGTCGCCCCGCAGATCCTGGAACTGGTGCATCTGCGGGCCAGTCAGATCAACGGGTGCAGCGCCTGCGTCTTCGCCGGGGTCGCCGGAGCGAAGAAGCACGGCGAGTCCGACGAGCGGCTGCACGCCGTGGCCGCCTGGCGCGAGGCTCCCTTCTTCACCGACGAGGAACGCGCCGCCCTCGCACTGACCGAGGCGGCCACCCGGCTCGCCGACCGCTCCGGCAAGGCGGTCTCCGACGAGCTGTGGAACGAGGCCGCCGACCACTTCACCGAGGAGCAGCTCTCCGCCATCATCCTGATGATCGGCCTCACCAACCTGTTCAACCGCATCAACGCCACCATCGAGGAGCCCGCGGGCACCAGTTGGTGA
- a CDS encoding sigma-70 family RNA polymerase sigma factor — protein sequence MNGTFSATDRFEAERPGLHAVAYRMLGSLAEADDAVQEAWLRLERSDVSEVRNLGAWLTTVVGRICLDLLRARTTRREEPLPEQDGSVRLPDPVVTELRRVDPEREVLIADSVGIALMIVLETLSPAERLAFVLHDMFDVPFDDIAPVLGRTTVSTRQLASRARRRVQGAAPAADTDNARKHGVVEAFLSASRGGDFEALLAVLDPDVVARSDGGALLPSLLRRGAADVASQAITFARFAAESRIVLVNGTPGVVAYADGRPLSVMSFTVRDGRVAGLDILTDPDRLAGLGLAA from the coding sequence ATGAACGGAACTTTTTCCGCGACGGACCGGTTCGAGGCCGAACGGCCGGGACTGCACGCGGTCGCCTACCGGATGCTCGGCTCGCTCGCCGAGGCGGACGACGCCGTTCAGGAGGCGTGGCTGCGGCTGGAGCGCAGCGATGTGAGCGAGGTCAGGAATCTGGGCGCCTGGCTCACGACCGTCGTCGGCCGGATCTGTCTGGACCTGCTCAGGGCGCGGACGACGCGGCGCGAGGAGCCGCTGCCCGAGCAGGACGGGTCTGTGCGGCTGCCGGACCCGGTGGTCACCGAGCTGCGGCGGGTCGATCCGGAGCGCGAGGTGCTGATCGCGGACTCGGTGGGCATCGCCCTGATGATCGTGCTGGAGACCCTGTCCCCGGCCGAACGCCTCGCCTTCGTGCTGCACGACATGTTCGACGTGCCCTTCGACGACATCGCGCCCGTCCTGGGCCGGACGACGGTCTCCACCCGGCAGCTCGCCAGCCGGGCCCGCCGCCGTGTCCAGGGCGCGGCCCCGGCCGCCGACACGGACAACGCCCGCAAGCACGGCGTGGTCGAGGCGTTCCTGAGCGCGTCGCGCGGCGGCGACTTCGAGGCGCTGCTGGCGGTGCTCGACCCGGACGTGGTGGCGCGGTCGGACGGCGGGGCGCTGCTGCCGAGCCTGCTGCGGCGCGGTGCGGCGGACGTGGCGTCGCAGGCGATAACCTTCGCCCGGTTCGCCGCCGAGTCCCGGATCGTGCTGGTCAACGGCACGCCGGGGGTCGTCGCGTACGCCGACGGCCGCCCGCTGTCCGTGATGTCGTTCACCGTCCGGGACGGCCGCGTCGCCGGGCTCGACATCCTCACCGACCCCGACCGGCTGGCCGGGCTGGGCCTGGCGGCCTGA
- a CDS encoding DUF4333 domain-containing protein, which translates to MRKSVRRGRGLAAVSAGTLALFLVSGCSFSFGGDKVVKKDEVAEQASAGLEKQVGRAPEDVTCEDDLKAEVGASVRCTLTDGGKKLGMTVTVRSVDGDDVKMDYKVDGGADSGASADPQPSGSPSGATGTAGAVDKAEVARQGRAALAAQVGKEPDTFTCPQDLPARVGAMVRCRLTDGGSQYGVTVTAQSISGGTVHMDFKVDQTAGG; encoded by the coding sequence ATGAGGAAGTCCGTGCGGCGCGGCCGGGGGTTGGCCGCGGTGTCGGCCGGGACGCTGGCTCTGTTCCTCGTCTCCGGTTGTTCGTTCAGCTTCGGCGGCGACAAGGTCGTCAAGAAGGACGAGGTCGCCGAGCAGGCGTCCGCCGGACTGGAGAAGCAGGTCGGGCGCGCCCCCGAGGACGTGACCTGTGAGGACGACCTCAAGGCCGAGGTCGGCGCGTCGGTGCGCTGCACGCTCACGGACGGCGGCAAGAAGCTCGGCATGACCGTCACCGTGCGCAGCGTCGACGGTGACGACGTGAAGATGGACTACAAGGTGGACGGTGGCGCGGACTCCGGCGCGTCCGCCGACCCGCAGCCCTCCGGCTCCCCGTCCGGCGCCACCGGCACGGCCGGCGCCGTGGACAAGGCCGAGGTCGCCCGGCAGGGCAGGGCCGCCCTCGCCGCCCAGGTGGGCAAGGAGCCCGACACCTTCACCTGCCCCCAGGACCTGCCGGCCCGGGTCGGCGCCATGGTTCGCTGCCGGCTCACGGACGGGGGCAGCCAGTACGGCGTGACGGTCACCGCGCAGTCGATCTCCGGCGGCACCGTCCACATGGACTTCAAGGTGGACCAGACGGCGGGCGGCTGA
- a CDS encoding protein kinase domain-containing protein, which produces MTAGFEGRVIDGRFELLERLGGGGMGLVWRARDIVLHREVALKEVRPPDPELLRLRPDAPEMLRKRVLREAVSLARITHPNVVTIHHIVSSPEVEHPWLVMELVSGGSLQDRLERGLCTPAEAALLGRGVLAGLRAAHEAGILHRDVKPGNVLLRTDGTPLLTDFGIAAVREATSLTNTGELVGSPDYMAPERLRGHDDEPSSDLWSLAMMLYVAVEGHHPMRRSSTLATLAAILEEDVPGPRQAGALGPVLRSVLVKDVASRPDAERLDRLLAEVADERPATVVEDARPASGPSAAYTPTAPGTPAPTAGYTPTEPGTPVPPGASQPPRPEPADARPGGDTEGRGEPSATTGRTPVQGTGSNRAVRRVLIPGVLLTAVVAGLLNRGLIPGLGDDDNASAGAKPTRSATHSPSSTPSPTPTPSLTPTPSATPTEDTDLVSAAGGRRIVKELKAVTGGTKVLAWFSIHQSHASGNVPVKDKKMPNDRVYDGFSYNDGSGKLDGNKGILDGQTPMDLSKVDWDSFPRLLRVGYKEMGVRNADPTKTYVIFDWEDGKQAMRFYINGDYRTSAMLTASFDGTILRRHNAR; this is translated from the coding sequence ATGACTGCGGGTTTCGAGGGACGCGTGATCGATGGGCGCTTCGAACTGCTGGAGCGGCTCGGTGGCGGAGGCATGGGGCTGGTCTGGCGGGCGCGTGACATCGTCCTGCACCGGGAAGTGGCGCTGAAGGAGGTACGGCCGCCCGATCCGGAGCTGCTGCGGCTGCGCCCGGACGCGCCGGAGATGCTGCGGAAGCGGGTGCTGCGCGAGGCCGTGTCGCTGGCCCGGATCACCCACCCGAACGTGGTGACCATCCACCACATCGTGAGTTCGCCGGAGGTGGAGCACCCCTGGCTGGTGATGGAGCTGGTCTCGGGCGGCTCGCTCCAGGACCGGCTGGAGCGCGGCCTGTGCACGCCGGCCGAGGCGGCGCTGCTGGGCCGGGGCGTGCTGGCCGGGCTGCGGGCCGCGCACGAGGCGGGCATCCTGCACCGTGACGTGAAGCCGGGCAACGTGCTGCTGCGTACGGACGGCACACCGCTGCTCACGGACTTCGGGATCGCCGCCGTACGCGAGGCGACCAGCCTCACCAACACCGGTGAACTGGTGGGCTCCCCCGACTACATGGCTCCGGAGCGGCTGCGCGGGCACGACGACGAGCCGTCGTCGGACCTGTGGTCGCTGGCGATGATGCTGTACGTCGCGGTGGAGGGCCACCATCCGATGCGCCGCTCGTCCACCCTCGCGACGCTGGCCGCGATCCTGGAGGAGGACGTTCCGGGCCCCCGCCAGGCGGGGGCACTCGGCCCCGTACTGCGGTCCGTCCTGGTCAAGGACGTCGCCTCGCGGCCGGACGCGGAGCGGCTGGACCGGCTGCTCGCCGAGGTGGCGGACGAGCGTCCCGCGACGGTCGTCGAGGACGCGCGACCGGCGTCCGGCCCCTCGGCCGCGTACACCCCGACCGCGCCCGGAACCCCGGCGCCGACGGCCGGCTACACGCCCACGGAGCCGGGAACCCCGGTGCCGCCGGGTGCTTCTCAGCCGCCGCGGCCGGAACCGGCCGACGCCCGTCCGGGCGGGGACACCGAGGGACGGGGCGAGCCCTCGGCGACGACGGGCCGGACGCCTGTGCAGGGCACCGGGAGCAACCGGGCCGTGCGCCGGGTGCTGATACCCGGAGTCCTGCTGACGGCCGTGGTGGCCGGGCTGCTGAACAGGGGGCTCATACCCGGCCTCGGCGACGACGACAACGCGTCCGCGGGCGCCAAGCCCACGCGGTCCGCGACCCACTCCCCCTCCTCCACACCGAGCCCGACACCGACGCCCTCCCTCACTCCCACGCCCTCCGCCACACCGACCGAGGACACGGACCTCGTCAGCGCGGCGGGCGGCCGGCGGATCGTCAAGGAACTCAAAGCGGTGACGGGCGGAACGAAGGTGCTCGCCTGGTTCTCCATCCATCAGAGCCACGCCTCGGGCAACGTGCCCGTGAAGGACAAGAAGATGCCGAACGACCGGGTCTACGACGGCTTCTCGTACAACGACGGCTCCGGCAAGCTCGACGGCAACAAGGGCATCCTCGACGGTCAGACCCCGATGGACCTCAGCAAGGTCGACTGGGACAGCTTCCCCCGCCTCCTGCGCGTCGGCTACAAGGAGATGGGCGTACGGAACGCGGACCCCACGAAGACGTATGTGATCTTCGACTGGGAAGACGGCAAGCAGGCCATGCGGTTCTACATCAACGGCGACTACCGGACCTCGGCCATGCTCACCGCCTCGTTCGACGGCACGATCCTCCGGCGGCACAACGCACGCTGA